One segment of Helicobacter anatolicus DNA contains the following:
- a CDS encoding shikimate dehydrogenase: MNKQYCVFGNPIAHSLSPLMHNHAFEVLRTKIGFLGSYGRYLLKDPTRLYQTFLDLGLCGANITVPFKEEAYLQSDEVLGIAKKIKAVNTWVLRSGKIYGYNTDAPGFYETIKDLECKKILILGAGGSAKAVAYILQENHKEVYIVNKTSSRLRALENDFSCSVASDLKDYQYDLVVNATAAGLQNMLPFEEKWLKKILVHAKFAYDLMYGDTPFLRLARELKIENMDGKNMLIMQGVLAFELFCGQEIPEVFSIMQEALL; this comes from the coding sequence ATGAATAAACAATATTGTGTTTTTGGCAATCCTATTGCCCACTCTCTTTCCCCTTTAATGCATAACCATGCTTTTGAAGTTTTGCGCACTAAGATTGGTTTTTTGGGGAGTTATGGAAGATATCTTTTAAAAGATCCAACAAGGCTTTATCAAACTTTCTTGGATTTAGGGTTATGTGGTGCAAATATCACAGTTCCATTTAAAGAAGAGGCATATTTGCAAAGTGATGAGGTGCTAGGGATTGCTAAAAAAATTAAAGCGGTAAATACTTGGGTTTTGCGTTCTGGTAAGATTTATGGTTATAACACTGATGCACCTGGATTTTATGAAACTATTAAGGATTTGGAGTGCAAAAAAATTTTGATTCTGGGGGCGGGAGGGTCTGCAAAGGCTGTTGCTTATATTTTGCAAGAAAATCATAAAGAAGTATATATTGTTAATAAAACCTCTTCTAGACTTAGGGCGTTAGAGAATGATTTTTCTTGCTCTGTGGCGAGTGATTTGAAGGATTATCAATATGATTTAGTAGTAAATGCCACAGCAGCAGGTTTGCAAAATATGTTGCCTTTTGAGGAGAAATGGTTAAAAAAAATTTTAGTGCATGCAAAATTTGCTTATGATTTGATGTATGGTGATACACCTTTTTTAAGACTTGCTAGGGAATTAAAAATAGAAAATATGGATGGAAAAAATATGCTAATTATGCAAGGAGTATTGGCATTTGAGCTATTTTGCGGACAAGAAATTCCTGAGGTGTTTTCTATTATGCAAGAAGCTTTATTATGA
- the purM gene encoding phosphoribosylformylglycinamidine cyclo-ligase: protein MAISYKDSGVNIDEGNAFVDLIKQEVKKTFDSNVLGNIGSFSGAYALPSGFKEPVMLAATDGVGTKLKLAIESGKLDNVGIDLVAMCVNDLICNFGTPAFFLDYYATGKLEKQDAARVVSGIVRGCQEAECALIGGETAEMPGMYHGKDFDLAGFAIGIAEKKDLNKNQNIQKGDILVALPSSGLHSNGYSLVRKILFDVLKKDFNDDFYGRTLIDVLLEPTRIYVKTYKKISTHIKGLAHITGGGILENIPRIFPQGLGGEVDRNLIQTPEIFNVLVEHLEMQEAYRVLNMGIGMVLVVEKKELDFVLNHTDGYVIGEVQDAYEGINLR from the coding sequence ATGGCTATAAGTTATAAAGATTCGGGTGTAAATATTGATGAAGGTAATGCTTTTGTAGATTTGATTAAGCAAGAAGTAAAAAAAACTTTTGATTCTAATGTTTTGGGGAATATTGGGTCTTTTTCGGGGGCGTATGCATTGCCTAGTGGATTTAAAGAACCTGTGATGTTAGCAGCTACAGATGGTGTGGGAACAAAACTTAAACTTGCAATTGAAAGTGGTAAATTAGATAATGTGGGGATTGATTTAGTTGCTATGTGTGTAAATGATTTGATTTGTAATTTTGGTACCCCCGCATTTTTTTTGGATTATTATGCAACAGGGAAGTTGGAAAAGCAAGATGCTGCACGAGTGGTTAGTGGTATTGTTAGGGGGTGTCAAGAAGCAGAATGTGCACTAATTGGTGGTGAGACTGCAGAAATGCCAGGAATGTATCATGGAAAAGATTTTGATTTAGCAGGTTTTGCTATTGGTATTGCAGAAAAAAAAGATCTCAATAAAAATCAGAATATACAAAAAGGCGATATTTTAGTAGCATTGCCTAGTAGTGGCTTGCATAGTAATGGTTATTCTTTGGTGAGAAAAATTTTGTTTGATGTATTAAAAAAAGATTTTAATGATGATTTTTATGGGAGAACGCTTATTGATGTGTTATTAGAACCTACAAGAATTTATGTAAAAACTTACAAAAAAATTTCTACACATATTAAGGGGTTGGCACATATTACAGGTGGTGGTATATTAGAAAATATTCCAAGAATTTTTCCACAGGGACTTGGAGGAGAAGTGGATAGGAATTTAATTCAAACACCAGAGATTTTTAATGTTTTAGTAGAACATCTTGAGATGCAAGAGGCGTATCGTGTGTTAAATATGGGGATTGGAATGGTGCTTGTTGTAGAGAAAAAAGAATTGGATTTTGTATTAAATCATACAGATGGATATGTGATTGGAGAAGTACAAGATGCATACGAGGGCATTAATCTTAGATGA
- a CDS encoding FxsA family protein, whose protein sequence is MKILKFIFLYFVLELISTIYLSDKLGFWVIFVEIIISALIGGAILLYTKLSFLETLGEFTLNRTDPMEFIKGNLSKIFGAILLILPGVLGDIIGLVILINAYFFMTGKSKKIDSGDRHSGVFGHQNEIIDVEIEEIKQIKGKK, encoded by the coding sequence ATGAAAATTTTAAAATTTATTTTTCTATACTTTGTTTTGGAGTTAATCAGCACTATCTATCTTAGTGATAAATTAGGGTTTTGGGTGATATTTGTAGAAATTATTATTTCTGCCTTGATTGGAGGGGCAATTTTACTTTATACAAAACTTAGTTTTTTAGAAACTTTGGGAGAATTTACCTTAAATAGAACAGATCCGATGGAATTTATTAAGGGCAATCTTTCTAAAATCTTTGGTGCAATTTTATTGATATTGCCAGGGGTATTAGGCGATATAATCGGATTGGTTATTTTGATAAATGCTTATTTTTTTATGACGGGAAAGTCGAAAAAAATCGATTCTGGTGATAGACATAGTGGTGTTTTTGGACATCAAAATGAAATCATAGATGTTGAAATTGAGGAAATAAAACAGATAAAAGGGAAAAAATGA
- a CDS encoding SH3 domain-containing protein has protein sequence MNNIFRFLKIFITPLIFLIFCVFIYVGIVVFFGKKDKTQETFFSIFSKAKKVEKSFSAEEESEIKKITKDVEKLSFVQKYRVKTDILNIRANPSIRAAIIARAYKNDVLEVFSEQNSWGETSRGFVFLDPKNIIKEEEKKLQEYRVKVDIANIRQQPLFRAKIVDRAYKNEVVLIESVKNGWAKLERGGYIFMDLLLNIDE, from the coding sequence ATGAATAATATTTTTAGATTTTTAAAAATTTTTATCACTCCTCTTATTTTTTTGATTTTTTGTGTTTTTATTTATGTTGGAATTGTGGTTTTTTTTGGTAAAAAAGATAAGACACAAGAGACATTTTTTTCTATTTTTTCTAAAGCAAAAAAAGTAGAAAAATCTTTTAGTGCAGAGGAAGAATCAGAGATAAAAAAAATAACAAAAGATGTTGAAAAACTATCATTTGTGCAAAAATATCGTGTAAAAACAGATATTTTAAATATTAGAGCCAATCCATCTATTAGAGCTGCAATTATAGCAAGGGCATATAAAAATGATGTGTTGGAAGTTTTTTCAGAACAAAATAGTTGGGGAGAAACTTCAAGAGGATTTGTATTTTTGGATCCCAAAAATATTATTAAAGAAGAAGAAAAGAAACTTCAAGAATATCGCGTAAAAGTAGATATTGCAAATATTAGACAGCAACCATTATTCCGTGCAAAAATTGTTGATCGTGCATATAAAAATGAAGTTGTGCTTATAGAATCTGTCAAGAATGGTTGGGCAAAACTTGAGCGTGGTGGATATATTTTTATGGATTTATTGTTAAATATTGATGAATAA
- a CDS encoding NAD(P)-dependent alcohol dehydrogenase — protein sequence MQKLDKEKRILAKGYAVFSKDSKFEAFDFTRHPVGDGDILIEILYAGICHSDIHSARSEWSEGIYPMVPGHEIVGRVIAIGKNVKKFKVGDYAGVGCMVNSCGECEACKESKEQFCQNGKTIFTYNCKDCFHDNEPTYGGYSNNIVVSEKFAINVPNDAPLEVVAPLLCAGITTYSPLKFSKVKAGDKVAVAGFGGLGSMAVKYAIKMGAEVSVFARNEGKKEIAKRMGVERFYTTTDGVHERFDMIISTIPTSYDVNAYVNLLKFGGEMAIVGLPPSENSPQIDSMNLVLHGGRRVYGSLIGGIKETQEMLDFSLKHKIYPEVEIIGARAEEIDLVYEKLTSGKASFRYVIDMQTL from the coding sequence ATGCAAAAACTAGATAAAGAAAAAAGAATTTTGGCTAAAGGGTATGCAGTTTTTTCAAAAGATAGTAAATTTGAGGCTTTTGATTTTACAAGGCATCCTGTGGGTGATGGGGATATTTTGATTGAGATTTTATATGCAGGGATTTGCCATAGTGATATTCATAGTGCAAGAAGTGAGTGGAGTGAAGGGATTTATCCGATGGTTCCTGGTCATGAGATCGTTGGACGTGTAATAGCTATAGGAAAAAATGTTAAAAAATTTAAGGTCGGAGATTATGCGGGTGTAGGTTGCATGGTAAATAGTTGCGGAGAATGTGAAGCATGTAAAGAATCTAAAGAGCAATTTTGTCAAAATGGAAAAACAATTTTTACCTATAATTGTAAAGATTGTTTTCACGATAATGAACCTACCTATGGGGGTTATAGTAACAATATTGTTGTGAGTGAAAAATTTGCGATTAATGTACCAAATGATGCACCTTTAGAAGTTGTAGCACCTTTACTTTGTGCAGGGATTACTACTTATTCTCCTTTGAAGTTTTCAAAAGTAAAGGCGGGAGATAAAGTGGCAGTGGCAGGTTTTGGAGGCTTAGGGAGTATGGCGGTTAAATATGCGATAAAAATGGGTGCAGAGGTTAGTGTTTTTGCGCGTAATGAGGGGAAAAAAGAAATTGCAAAAAGAATGGGTGTTGAAAGATTTTATACAACAACAGATGGAGTGCATGAGCGCTTTGATATGATTATTTCTACTATCCCTACATCTTATGATGTTAATGCGTATGTTAATCTTTTAAAATTTGGTGGTGAAATGGCTATTGTTGGCTTGCCTCCATCTGAAAATTCTCCACAAATTGATAGTATGAATCTTGTGCTTCATGGAGGAAGAAGGGTTTATGGTTCTTTGATTGGTGGGATTAAGGAAACACAAGAAATGCTTGACTTTTCTTTGAAACATAAAATCTATCCTGAAGTAGAAATTATTGGCGCAAGAGCTGAAGAAATTGATTTAGTGTACGAAAAACTTACAAGTGGGAAAGCTTCTTTTCGCTATGTGATTGATATGCAGACACTTTGA
- a CDS encoding proline--tRNA ligase, which yields MRFSQFFIPTIKETPKDVVLKSHEYLIRGGYIHQIGSGIYNFLPLGKRVLDKISQIVKEEMDGAGCIEIAMGFVTPAELWRQSGRYEKYGKELLRFLDRKNNDFVLGPTYEEAITDIARNFIKSYKNLPVSFYQINLKFRDEVRPRFGLMRGREFVMKDAYSFHTSYEDLDREFENMHQAYKRIFTRLGLDFRVVDADSGAIGGSGSKEFMVLADCGEDTIVVCKNCEYASNIEAAKRQKRVVDFDAPKAEFAKFSTPNVKSVEELSAFFRISGFYILKVVVKKVIFLPEKNMKPKLAFFFVRGDDELEEIKALNALSAKNSNVLELVDASSEDIKSARLCEGFIGPYSLRNITQSEFIFFDEDLREERDLICGANEENYHFVGVDLSTFEGLEYADLAKVREGDICTCCGSVMEYKKGIEVGHIFKLGTKYSGAMQAMYLDQNGKMQPFVMGSYGIGISRLLSAILEQKSDEKGCVWTKASAPFAVSIIISNSKNEIEREFGEELYKALKQKNIEVLLDDRLERFGFKIKDFELIGSYKGIVIGKELENNKVEIIHRDGMQKTYLNAEIQEIVQFLENHK from the coding sequence ATGCGTTTTTCTCAATTTTTTATTCCCACTATTAAAGAAACCCCAAAAGATGTAGTTTTAAAGAGTCATGAGTATTTGATACGAGGAGGGTATATTCATCAAATTGGTAGTGGGATTTATAATTTTTTACCTTTAGGAAAAAGGGTGTTAGATAAAATTTCTCAGATTGTCAAAGAAGAAATGGATGGTGCTGGTTGCATAGAGATTGCAATGGGATTTGTAACACCTGCAGAATTGTGGAGGCAATCAGGGCGTTATGAAAAATATGGCAAGGAGCTTTTGAGATTTTTGGATCGTAAGAATAATGATTTTGTTTTAGGACCAACTTATGAGGAGGCAATCACTGATATTGCAAGAAACTTTATTAAAAGTTATAAAAATTTACCCGTAAGTTTTTATCAAATTAATCTCAAGTTTCGCGATGAAGTGCGACCGCGTTTTGGCTTAATGCGAGGGCGAGAATTTGTTATGAAAGATGCGTATAGTTTTCACACTAGTTATGAAGATTTAGATAGAGAGTTTGAGAATATGCATCAAGCTTATAAAAGAATTTTTACGCGATTGGGGCTTGATTTTAGGGTTGTGGATGCAGATAGTGGAGCAATTGGAGGTAGTGGTAGCAAGGAATTTATGGTTTTGGCAGATTGCGGGGAAGATACAATTGTTGTGTGTAAAAATTGTGAGTATGCTTCTAATATCGAAGCTGCCAAAAGACAAAAAAGAGTAGTAGATTTTGATGCACCAAAAGCGGAGTTTGCAAAATTTAGCACCCCAAATGTTAAGAGTGTTGAAGAGCTTAGTGCATTTTTTAGAATCAGTGGTTTTTATATTTTGAAAGTAGTAGTAAAAAAAGTGATTTTTTTACCAGAAAAAAATATGAAACCAAAACTTGCTTTTTTCTTTGTGCGTGGAGATGATGAGTTGGAGGAAATTAAAGCATTAAATGCTTTGAGTGCGAAAAATTCTAATGTTTTGGAACTTGTAGATGCAAGTAGTGAGGATATAAAGTCTGCTCGGCTTTGTGAGGGATTTATTGGACCTTATTCTTTGCGTAATATTACCCAATCAGAATTTATATTTTTTGATGAAGATTTAAGAGAGGAGCGAGATTTAATTTGTGGGGCAAATGAGGAGAATTATCATTTTGTTGGTGTAGATTTGAGTACTTTTGAGGGGCTTGAGTATGCAGATTTGGCTAAAGTGAGAGAAGGAGATATATGTACTTGCTGTGGCAGTGTGATGGAGTATAAAAAAGGTATTGAAGTTGGGCATATTTTTAAGCTTGGGACAAAGTATTCTGGGGCAATGCAAGCTATGTATCTTGATCAAAATGGGAAAATGCAACCTTTTGTTATGGGGTCTTATGGAATTGGTATTTCGAGACTTTTATCTGCAATTTTAGAACAAAAAAGTGATGAAAAAGGTTGTGTGTGGACAAAAGCTAGTGCACCTTTTGCTGTGAGTATTATTATTTCTAATAGTAAAAATGAAATAGAAAGAGAATTTGGTGAGGAGTTATACAAGGCATTAAAACAAAAAAATATTGAAGTTTTGCTTGATGATAGACTTGAGCGATTTGGCTTTAAGATTAAGGATTTTGAATTAATTGGGAGCTATAAGGGTATTGTGATTGGCAAGGAATTAGAAAATAACAAAGTTGAAATTATACATAGAGATGGAATGCAAAAAACTTATCTTAATGCAGAGATTCAAGAAATTGTACAATTTTTAGAGAATCATAAATGA
- the hemC gene encoding hydroxymethylbilane synthase, translating into MREVVIGTRGSMLALWQAEHIKSRLENELKIPARLEVVKTKGDKILDVPLAKIGGKGLFTKELEELLLQKKIDLAVHSLKDVPVEFVDGLGLACITTREDARDCFLSVKYENLDSLPLGARVGTTSLRRCMQIKAKRSDLDTQSLRGNVQTRLKRLFDGEFDAIILAKAGLNRLKITHSDVPFIRAFELEEILPAMGQGALGIEMRLDDDLLSLICTLNDENTALCTQAERQFIKTLNGGCQVPIGVHASLLEDTIKIEAILGLPNGEKIMKDLVIGRKDFALNLAENLAQNFIQKGALEILEEAQKMVFS; encoded by the coding sequence ATGAGAGAAGTGGTGATTGGGACTAGGGGAAGTATGTTAGCGCTTTGGCAAGCAGAACACATTAAAAGTCGTTTGGAAAATGAATTAAAGATTCCAGCAAGACTTGAGGTTGTAAAAACTAAGGGGGATAAAATTTTAGATGTCCCTTTGGCAAAAATTGGCGGTAAGGGATTATTTACAAAAGAACTAGAGGAACTTTTGTTACAAAAAAAAATTGATTTAGCAGTGCATTCTTTAAAAGATGTACCTGTAGAATTTGTTGATGGACTTGGCCTTGCATGTATTACAACTAGAGAGGATGCTAGAGATTGTTTTTTGAGTGTTAAATATGAAAATTTAGATTCTTTGCCACTTGGTGCTAGGGTAGGCACAACTTCTTTGCGTCGTTGTATGCAAATTAAAGCTAAAAGAAGTGATTTGGACACACAAAGTTTGCGTGGAAATGTGCAAACAAGGTTGAAACGCTTGTTTGATGGCGAGTTTGATGCTATTATTTTAGCAAAGGCAGGACTTAATCGCCTAAAGATTACGCATAGTGATGTACCTTTTATACGGGCTTTTGAGCTTGAGGAGATTTTGCCGGCTATGGGGCAGGGGGCATTGGGGATTGAAATGCGTCTTGATGATGACCTACTTTCTCTTATTTGTACTTTAAATGACGAAAATACCGCATTATGTACACAGGCAGAAAGACAATTTATTAAGACTTTAAATGGGGGGTGTCAAGTGCCTATTGGTGTGCATGCAAGTTTGTTGGAAGATACAATTAAGATTGAGGCAATATTGGGGTTGCCAAATGGTGAAAAGATTATGAAAGATTTAGTTATTGGAAGAAAAGATTTTGCACTTAATCTTGCAGAAAATTTGGCACAAAATTTTATACAAAAAGGTGCACTTGAAATTTTGGAAGAAGCACAGAAAATGGTATTTTCTTGA
- a CDS encoding RNB domain-containing ribonuclease → MIEFLLQIAFGCKEITKKYHPLYLRLQKLGCIKTNGKIFQLHESFVFGVIDFYRNNSMFVSDLAKKQEYFVSSYCSGHKGDIVVAKMVKKRGKISVVIIDILQSCNRFLCYLDLHKGKIVGYKMYEEKPRPISLPIAQKALRQLPRGCVILMDMKGQKILEILGVLEDEAIDEKIILLHYMHPMEFSEESNNYAQSFGVEVDKSLYLDRIDLSHLPFYTIDPSSAKDHDDAIFFDSKKKILYVAIADVSEYVTQDSVIDIEARQRGFSLYFPHKSYPMLPRNLSENICSLKEGAIRLAFTWMIFFDKNYEIKKSHLFESIICNHQNITYEEVDNFLEGKNHAIKQDIAKSIKSFYEVAQKLYKKRIEKGYAFSSSEVAMKLNANNSLESVFVYEETKSHQIVEEAMLLANKESAKMLEGYTKGIFRVHSPIKEEKKQILFFDLKNLGFLILRADFHTQIKDIQRQAVQNGMIKEIDQMIIKMQNKAQYASKKEEHFALGFEAYTHFTSPIRRYSDLFLHRLLKEILRGNKKIDFLLTHTDSLCAFLNEQERKIAKMEIGFKDRKYMHWALRNQGREVEVMVIDVQYPVLAKGLGEILGARIVVEGCFEVEKFDKILVEITDVDLNNARIFAVFKGIQQK, encoded by the coding sequence ATGATAGAGTTTTTGTTACAAATTGCTTTTGGATGCAAGGAGATTACTAAAAAGTATCACCCATTGTATTTGCGATTGCAAAAACTTGGTTGTATTAAAACTAATGGAAAAATTTTTCAACTTCATGAAAGTTTTGTATTTGGGGTTATTGATTTTTATCGAAATAATTCTATGTTTGTAAGTGACTTGGCTAAAAAGCAAGAATATTTTGTCTCTTCTTATTGTTCTGGTCATAAGGGTGATATCGTAGTGGCTAAGATGGTTAAAAAAAGAGGAAAAATCAGTGTTGTTATTATAGATATTTTGCAATCCTGTAACCGATTTTTGTGCTATTTAGATTTGCATAAAGGTAAAATTGTTGGTTATAAAATGTATGAGGAAAAACCTCGTCCTATTTCTTTGCCAATTGCACAAAAAGCATTGCGTCAGCTACCTAGAGGATGTGTTATTTTAATGGATATGAAAGGGCAAAAGATTCTAGAGATTTTGGGGGTTTTAGAAGATGAAGCAATTGATGAAAAAATTATTTTATTACATTATATGCATCCTATGGAATTCTCTGAAGAAAGTAATAATTATGCGCAAAGTTTTGGAGTGGAGGTGGATAAGTCGTTATATTTAGATCGTATAGATCTTAGTCATTTGCCTTTTTATACGATTGATCCCAGTAGTGCTAAAGATCATGATGATGCGATTTTTTTTGATAGTAAAAAAAAGATTTTGTATGTGGCAATTGCAGATGTAAGTGAGTATGTAACACAAGATAGTGTAATTGATATAGAAGCAAGACAGCGGGGGTTTAGTCTATATTTTCCGCATAAAAGCTATCCTATGTTGCCAAGAAATTTGAGTGAAAATATTTGTTCTCTTAAAGAAGGTGCTATACGATTAGCGTTTACCTGGATGATATTTTTTGATAAAAATTATGAAATTAAAAAAAGCCATTTGTTTGAATCTATTATTTGTAATCACCAAAATATTACTTATGAGGAAGTAGATAATTTTTTGGAGGGAAAGAATCATGCAATAAAGCAAGATATTGCTAAAAGTATTAAGAGTTTTTATGAAGTTGCTCAAAAACTTTATAAAAAAAGAATAGAAAAAGGCTATGCTTTTAGTTCATCAGAAGTTGCAATGAAACTTAATGCAAACAATTCCTTAGAAAGTGTTTTTGTGTATGAAGAGACGAAAAGTCATCAAATTGTAGAAGAGGCGATGCTTTTAGCAAATAAAGAATCTGCAAAAATGCTAGAGGGTTATACAAAAGGGATCTTTAGGGTGCATTCCCCAATAAAAGAGGAAAAAAAACAAATATTATTTTTTGATTTAAAGAATTTAGGATTTTTAATTTTAAGGGCAGATTTTCACACACAAATTAAAGATATTCAAAGACAAGCTGTGCAAAATGGAATGATAAAAGAGATTGACCAGATGATTATTAAAATGCAAAATAAGGCACAATATGCAAGTAAAAAAGAAGAGCACTTTGCCTTAGGTTTTGAGGCTTATACACATTTTACTTCCCCGATTCGTAGATATAGCGATTTGTTTTTACATCGCTTGTTAAAAGAAATTTTACGCGGAAATAAAAAAATAGATTTTTTGCTTACACATACAGATTCTCTTTGTGCATTTTTAAATGAACAAGAACGCAAAATTGCAAAAATGGAAATCGGTTTTAAGGATCGGAAATATATGCATTGGGCATTGCGAAATCAAGGAAGAGAAGTTGAAGTTATGGTGATAGATGTTCAGTATCCAGTTTTGGCTAAAGGTTTGGGTGAAATATTAGGGGCTAGGATTGTGGTGGAGGGGTGTTTTGAGGTGGAGAAATTTGATAAAATTTTGGTAGAAATAACAGATGTGGATTTAAATAATGCTAGAATCTTTGCAGTTTTTAAGGGGATTCAACAAAAATAA
- the hemA gene encoding glutamyl-tRNA reductase, whose product MRYCALSFSHRKTPIELREKIAFNQEDSFAFAKKLKDYGAQEVLLVSTCNRTEFYFYVENIEEMIAKTLKELAEIKKIGEEVLSANAEVYQEVEAIHHIFCVVSSLDSVVVGETQITGQFKSAYKIFFDAGLCNKALTRLIHFAFKCAAKVRNQTEISKNSVSIASVATQQATRFQVQHNLPKKALVIGFGEMGRLNAKHLLTQGYEIMICNRDQEKIKKFILENPKEGYKISSCVFEDLQKMLNFYPFVFSATAADSCVISKEMVQEVEFKRFWFDLAVPRDIEHFRDEKIEIFVVDDLNQVVQNNLATKRENMHKAYQIVGIATMEFNQWLQNLDVEPLIKEIRELAKQASMKEIKRALKKGYIAPDQQYSVEKILHQAFNTFLHAPTQKLRDCVNKQESDIILESIKSFFDIKGEGVLLNAYKCEYETPVK is encoded by the coding sequence ATGCGATATTGTGCTTTGAGTTTTTCACATAGAAAAACCCCTATAGAATTGAGAGAAAAAATTGCTTTTAATCAAGAAGATTCATTTGCTTTTGCAAAAAAATTAAAAGACTATGGTGCGCAAGAGGTGCTTTTAGTTTCTACATGCAATCGGACAGAATTTTATTTTTATGTAGAAAATATAGAAGAAATGATTGCAAAGACACTTAAAGAGCTTGCAGAAATAAAAAAAATTGGTGAAGAAGTTTTATCCGCAAATGCAGAAGTATATCAAGAAGTTGAGGCTATTCACCATATTTTTTGTGTAGTGAGTAGCTTAGATAGTGTTGTGGTTGGCGAAACTCAAATTACTGGACAATTTAAGAGTGCTTATAAAATATTTTTTGATGCAGGATTGTGTAATAAAGCATTGACGCGATTAATACATTTTGCTTTTAAATGTGCAGCAAAAGTGCGCAATCAAACAGAAATTTCTAAAAACTCTGTATCTATTGCCTCTGTTGCCACACAACAAGCTACAAGGTTCCAAGTTCAGCATAATTTGCCAAAAAAGGCTCTTGTTATTGGTTTTGGAGAGATGGGAAGGTTGAATGCTAAACATCTTTTAACACAGGGTTATGAGATTATGATTTGTAATCGCGATCAAGAAAAAATTAAAAAATTTATTTTAGAGAATCCCAAAGAGGGATATAAAATTTCCTCATGTGTTTTTGAAGATTTGCAAAAAATGCTCAATTTTTATCCTTTTGTGTTTAGTGCGACAGCAGCAGATTCTTGTGTAATTTCAAAAGAAATGGTGCAAGAAGTAGAATTTAAAAGATTTTGGTTTGACTTGGCAGTTCCTAGGGATATTGAGCATTTTAGAGATGAGAAGATTGAGATTTTTGTTGTAGATGATTTAAATCAGGTAGTGCAAAATAATCTTGCAACAAAAAGAGAGAATATGCATAAAGCATATCAAATTGTTGGAATTGCGACAATGGAGTTTAATCAATGGTTACAAAATTTAGATGTTGAACCCTTAATAAAAGAGATTAGAGAATTGGCTAAACAAGCTTCTATGAAAGAAATAAAAAGAGCATTAAAAAAAGGCTATATTGCACCGGATCAGCAATATAGTGTGGAAAAAATTTTGCATCAAGCTTTTAATACTTTCTTACACGCTCCCACACAAAAGTTAAGAGATTGTGTAAATAAACAAGAATCTGATATTATTTTAGAGTCTATCAAAAGCTTTTTTGATATTAAGGGAGAAGGAGTTTTGTTAAATGCTTATAAATGTGAATATGAAACTCCAGTAAAATAA